From the Leucobacter denitrificans genome, one window contains:
- a CDS encoding IS1249 family transposase, translating to MPNPSNTTRCLLCETQLVKNGRTAAGTQRWKCPQCGASSSRKRDDVTRKAQLNQFLDWLLGKHRQSEIDGNQTGRSFRRRTAWCWELRPRIPATGEIHDVVQVDGFNLRSGWCVLTARLRGKVIAYQWCARESQAAWGALFQRLPAPTVVVCDGGPGMHAALKEQWPNTRVQRCLVHLQRNVRKYVTTRSKTIAGKALWGLALKLTRVKTPDDAEEWMRLLLGWEAESLHLTKERTYRKHADEVPSWARPGQTWWYTHQRLRSGHQVLRRVIRAGHLFTFLDPRLATLQVPSSTKGSRAAPTRRCGSYSSITTACPRRINGVRSSGGSTSTQNTQTREEWPLISSGNHRDLSAHNNANRIPGPCSTTPRSAPTKDSGSVKDGPAEGDTPNAIHTFWPIPPDWRGHRGIHHRPT from the coding sequence GTGCCGAACCCTTCGAATACGACCCGTTGCCTGCTATGCGAGACCCAACTCGTCAAGAACGGACGAACCGCCGCAGGTACCCAGCGCTGGAAATGCCCGCAGTGCGGCGCTTCGAGCAGCCGTAAGCGCGATGACGTGACCCGCAAAGCCCAGCTCAACCAATTCCTCGACTGGCTCCTCGGAAAACATCGTCAATCCGAGATCGATGGCAACCAGACCGGTCGATCATTTCGCCGCCGAACCGCATGGTGCTGGGAACTGCGCCCCCGCATTCCCGCGACTGGAGAGATTCATGACGTGGTCCAGGTCGACGGCTTCAACCTCCGTTCTGGGTGGTGTGTCCTCACTGCGAGATTGCGCGGCAAAGTCATTGCCTACCAGTGGTGCGCACGCGAGTCCCAGGCTGCTTGGGGTGCACTCTTTCAGCGACTGCCCGCCCCGACCGTGGTGGTGTGCGACGGCGGCCCCGGCATGCACGCAGCACTCAAAGAGCAGTGGCCCAATACCCGGGTGCAACGCTGCCTTGTTCACCTGCAACGCAACGTCCGCAAATATGTCACCACCAGATCGAAAACCATTGCAGGCAAGGCGTTATGGGGGCTCGCGCTGAAACTCACCCGAGTGAAGACCCCCGATGATGCAGAGGAGTGGATGCGGCTCCTCCTTGGCTGGGAGGCCGAGTCTCTGCACCTCACGAAAGAACGCACCTACCGGAAGCACGCCGACGAGGTGCCGTCGTGGGCCAGGCCCGGACAGACCTGGTGGTACACACATCAGCGGCTCCGCTCCGGGCACCAAGTACTACGCCGAGTGATCCGAGCTGGGCACCTCTTCACGTTCCTCGACCCGCGACTGGCCACACTGCAGGTACCGTCATCGACGAAGGGATCGAGGGCGGCACCAACGCGCAGATGCGGCTCTTACTCCTCCATCACCACGGCATGCCCGAGACGCATCAACGGCGTGCGATCGAGTGGTGGCTCTACCTCCACTCAGAACACCCAGACCCGGGAAGAGTGGCCACTGATCAGCAGCGGCAACCATCGAGACCTCTCCGCCCACAACAACGCGAACCGGATCCCGGGCCCATGCTCTACGACACCGCGCTCAGCGCCGACGAAGGACTCTGGCTCCGTCAAGGATGGGCCGGCCGAGGGTGACACGCCCAACGCTATCCACACGTTCTGGCCTATACCCCCAGACTGGCGAGGTCATCGCGGAATACACCATCGACCCACGTAA
- a CDS encoding TetR/AcrR family transcriptional regulator, with product MPKISAATIVQHRAQQERLILDAAHAILEETGDVTSMREVAERAGLARSSVYHYFGSREALLNALVQDVFPKWTERVTNAMAAEPEPSGRIIAYALANVQLVEEGAHAVGSALAALSPGEALNEQATQMHRAIQEPLIETLTELGVQNPEGLGELINSVIHASTRLLESGQQPEQVYAGLTAVIGPMAREMQSQKVQEIKGAQAAEVALDWAYRPERVDGNPI from the coding sequence GTGCCCAAAATTAGTGCAGCCACGATCGTGCAACACCGCGCTCAACAAGAGCGCCTCATTCTTGATGCAGCGCACGCGATTCTCGAAGAAACTGGCGATGTCACAAGCATGCGGGAAGTTGCTGAGCGAGCGGGTCTCGCGAGATCTAGTGTCTACCACTACTTCGGTTCCCGTGAGGCGCTCCTCAACGCGCTCGTACAAGATGTGTTCCCGAAGTGGACCGAGCGTGTCACGAACGCGATGGCCGCCGAGCCCGAACCCAGCGGACGAATCATTGCCTATGCGCTGGCCAACGTGCAGCTCGTCGAGGAAGGGGCGCACGCCGTCGGCTCCGCACTCGCCGCCCTCTCACCCGGCGAAGCTCTCAACGAACAAGCCACACAGATGCATCGTGCAATACAAGAGCCATTGATTGAGACCCTTACCGAACTCGGCGTACAAAACCCTGAGGGGCTCGGTGAGCTTATCAACTCGGTAATACACGCCTCCACACGATTGTTGGAGTCGGGGCAGCAACCTGAGCAAGTGTATGCCGGGCTTACCGCAGTTATCGGGCCGATGGCACGCGAGATGCAATCGCAGAAGGTCCAGGAGATCAAGGGCGCCCAGGCTGCCGAGGTGGCTCTGGATTGGGCTTATAGGCCAGAACGTGTGGATGGGAACCCGATCTAG
- a CDS encoding CaiB/BaiF CoA transferase family protein — MGNILEGVKIVELASWTFVPSAGVALADWGADVVKVEDTRGGDPGRALVVGGLTREKSRTGQDFMLELGNRGKRSVGLNLKSEEGLAIFKKLVSEADVFLTNWLPAVLERAKIDLDELRAANPRLIVAQGTGQGTEGPDASAPGFDATAYFARSGYSFSLSAPDSIMPFRQTPALGDLPAGLTLAGGVLGALYHRERTGEALPVEVSLLAQAMWTIAPDITAADFFEDVDLVPKPPLGVGFNAVGHPYKTSDDRWIQLMFLQPDKNWGEFIRRVGLPELAEDERFTPAQNLFKNSQELTDILTAHFAAKPYDYWVETLKDETGAWSPIKSPKEVLDDPQTEANGYFIQNTSENGIQYRQVAPPIRFNKETPAASSAPEYAEHTEQVLLELGYDWPEIISAKDNGVVS, encoded by the coding sequence ATGGGAAATATTCTTGAAGGCGTAAAGATTGTGGAGCTTGCTTCATGGACGTTCGTGCCAAGCGCAGGTGTTGCGTTAGCAGACTGGGGCGCAGACGTGGTCAAGGTCGAGGATACTCGGGGCGGCGACCCGGGTCGCGCCTTGGTGGTGGGGGGCCTCACTAGGGAGAAATCTCGCACGGGCCAGGACTTCATGCTGGAACTGGGAAATCGCGGGAAGCGGAGCGTCGGACTCAACCTGAAAAGCGAGGAGGGCCTCGCAATTTTCAAGAAGCTCGTCTCCGAAGCAGATGTATTTCTCACCAACTGGCTTCCGGCTGTACTTGAGAGAGCGAAGATCGACCTAGATGAACTGCGTGCGGCAAACCCGAGGCTGATTGTTGCGCAGGGCACAGGGCAAGGTACCGAAGGGCCGGACGCAAGCGCGCCGGGCTTTGACGCGACGGCCTATTTTGCGCGGAGCGGCTACTCGTTCTCGCTCAGTGCACCTGATTCAATTATGCCCTTCCGCCAGACCCCGGCACTTGGAGACCTTCCCGCGGGCCTCACCCTTGCCGGGGGTGTTCTGGGTGCCTTGTACCACCGTGAGCGCACCGGTGAGGCACTTCCTGTCGAGGTCTCATTGCTGGCGCAGGCAATGTGGACGATCGCGCCCGACATCACAGCGGCAGATTTCTTCGAAGACGTTGATCTCGTGCCGAAGCCTCCACTCGGAGTCGGGTTTAACGCTGTAGGCCATCCCTACAAGACATCCGATGATCGTTGGATTCAACTGATGTTTCTGCAGCCGGACAAGAACTGGGGAGAGTTTATACGGCGGGTGGGTCTGCCTGAGCTCGCAGAGGATGAACGTTTTACTCCGGCACAGAATCTCTTCAAAAATAGCCAAGAACTTACAGATATTCTTACTGCCCACTTTGCGGCAAAACCATATGATTACTGGGTCGAGACGCTTAAAGATGAGACCGGCGCGTGGAGCCCAATCAAGTCCCCCAAAGAAGTTCTTGATGACCCACAGACCGAAGCAAACGGCTATTTCATCCAAAACACGTCTGAAAACGGGATACAGTACCGCCAGGTAGCGCCCCCGATCCGTTTCAACAAGGAAACGCCGGCAGCATCTAGTGCACCTGAGTACGCTGAGCATACCGAGCAGGTGCTCTTAGAACTCGGCTACGACTGGCCGGAAATTATCAGCGCGAAGGACAACGGAGTGGTTTCTTAA
- a CDS encoding Zn-ribbon domain-containing OB-fold protein, whose product MEKPAPVPSTASAFYWEHARKGELVIQGFEGTDFVQFPPNDRAERFDIDTDPIPVPVAGTGTVYSFSVLHQAFHPAFVEDLPLVLALVELDDYPGIRILTNILEANPEDITIGMAVEVVFEERGEYSLPQFRPSQQEVAA is encoded by the coding sequence ATGGAAAAACCAGCACCTGTTCCAAGTACGGCTAGTGCTTTCTATTGGGAACACGCTCGAAAAGGCGAACTTGTCATTCAGGGTTTTGAAGGAACCGATTTCGTTCAGTTTCCTCCAAATGATCGAGCGGAACGTTTCGATATCGACACTGACCCCATTCCGGTCCCCGTTGCCGGCACTGGGACGGTATATTCATTTTCAGTGCTTCATCAAGCATTCCATCCCGCATTCGTCGAGGACTTACCCTTAGTGCTCGCACTCGTGGAGCTTGATGATTATCCGGGTATCCGTATTCTGACCAACATCCTTGAGGCAAACCCTGAAGATATTACCATCGGCATGGCTGTCGAAGTAGTGTTCGAAGAACGAGGAGAGTACAGCCTCCCACAATTCCGTCCCAGCCAGCAGGAGGTTGCAGCATGA
- a CDS encoding PaaI family thioesterase — protein sequence MQQRGIVGSEAVDLDGSIRAGALGVFADTVFAGPVMQNRPSPTFGIVTSELSMNFPTTMPSFGELISMRQDTVEVTRVGGNVTGVILGEGNRVLSTVHIALRFIDHGREYEPLGLPKMDAPGFSLATLLGVPEAQEGEAFLRKKVAPHLANPSGMLHGGIAVTILEYVASRAVHEETSAWECESLRVNYLRPAPLGEEVKVTARRVHTGRNLCVADAKIALPNGKVTNIARLSYRKVQE from the coding sequence GTGCAACAACGAGGAATAGTCGGTTCGGAGGCCGTTGACCTTGATGGTTCGATTCGTGCTGGAGCGCTCGGGGTATTCGCTGATACCGTCTTCGCCGGTCCCGTGATGCAGAACCGTCCTTCGCCGACATTCGGAATTGTCACCTCAGAGCTGTCGATGAATTTTCCCACGACAATGCCGTCATTCGGTGAGCTTATTTCGATGCGTCAAGACACCGTGGAGGTCACACGCGTAGGCGGGAACGTCACAGGGGTGATACTTGGCGAGGGAAATCGTGTGCTTTCCACGGTACACATCGCTTTGCGATTTATCGACCATGGCCGAGAGTACGAACCGCTGGGTCTCCCCAAGATGGATGCGCCGGGCTTTTCGCTAGCAACATTACTGGGAGTACCTGAGGCGCAAGAAGGAGAAGCTTTCTTGCGCAAAAAAGTGGCGCCTCACTTGGCTAATCCCTCGGGTATGCTCCATGGGGGTATCGCGGTGACCATTCTCGAGTACGTTGCGTCTCGCGCAGTGCATGAGGAGACGTCGGCCTGGGAGTGCGAGAGCTTACGCGTGAACTATCTTCGTCCGGCGCCTCTCGGCGAAGAGGTGAAAGTCACCGCTCGACGGGTCCATACGGGAAGGAACCTTTGCGTTGCTGATGCAAAAATCGCCTTGCCCAATGGAAAAGTGACAAATATCGCTCGGCTCAGTTACCGGAAGGTGCAAGAGTGA
- a CDS encoding ABC transporter ATP-binding protein, with the protein MATEHAIKSALSLRSVTVELGDGDSKVRPLDHVDFEVASGEFVGVVGPSGAGKSSLLAVAGALLQADSGTVEVLGQDLSKIGRSQGKLAKFRLRNIGFVFQSGNLIPALNSADQLRLVNKLSGGPTSFDPLPLLDAVGMAHKAKNLPGQLSGGERQRVGIARAFVTNPGLLLVDEPTSALDRSRSQQIVALLAEQSHERGVATIMVTHDHDVIGHCDRVVEMVDGRLSAFETNVAASAH; encoded by the coding sequence ATGGCGACAGAACACGCAATCAAGTCAGCACTTTCACTGCGCAGCGTCACGGTCGAACTGGGAGACGGTGACAGCAAAGTGCGCCCCCTCGACCACGTCGACTTCGAAGTTGCCAGCGGCGAGTTCGTTGGTGTCGTCGGCCCATCAGGCGCTGGGAAATCCTCTTTGCTCGCAGTCGCCGGAGCACTCCTGCAGGCAGACTCGGGAACTGTCGAAGTGTTGGGGCAAGACCTGTCGAAGATCGGTCGCTCTCAGGGGAAACTCGCAAAGTTCCGGCTCCGTAATATCGGCTTCGTCTTCCAATCAGGAAACCTCATCCCGGCGCTGAATTCTGCGGATCAGCTGCGCCTAGTAAACAAACTTTCTGGAGGCCCTACCTCGTTCGACCCGCTACCACTCCTCGACGCAGTCGGCATGGCACACAAAGCGAAGAACCTTCCCGGGCAGCTATCCGGCGGAGAACGCCAGCGTGTGGGAATCGCACGCGCATTTGTCACGAACCCAGGCCTGCTGCTCGTTGACGAGCCGACGTCGGCACTTGATCGTTCACGTAGTCAGCAGATTGTGGCGCTCCTTGCTGAGCAGAGCCACGAACGAGGGGTTGCGACCATTATGGTGACGCATGATCATGACGTGATTGGTCACTGTGACCGCGTGGTAGAGATGGTCGACGGACGCCTAAGCGCGTTTGAAACGAATGTGGCTGCGAGCGCCCACTAA
- a CDS encoding MFS transporter has product MTRGTALKYPVWLVSGTLSMSGLAASLNQTLVIPLLPIFPIELGVSADAATWLVTITLLIGAISVPTLSRLADLYGKRPILLVCLAIMAAGALISALANGYAALFIGRALAGFGMALIPIGMSILRDTLPPERVGSAVALMSATLGFGGALGLPLSGLIYDAVGWRWVFGFMFLVPLLLIAAVLIVVRGPNIKAGGRFDFIGATALSVVIAGVLLVVSRGSIWEWTSFTTIGLSIFSIVVLAAWIPFQLRTRDPILHLRTMATRTVAFTNIAAVFVGFALFVSMLLAMQQLQAPLGTGYGLGLSVTEAGLWMVPSGLAMVVLSPLNGYLLNRVGGKAVLIAGTVIIALGYVARNIFYHTPLEVSFAAALVSIGTAFAYAAMPTLIMSAVPLEQTASANGLNTVLRQVGTSVSSAAVAAVVSITYVLVDGGSYPTWNGIVILNIVAAVAALVGGAAALAIPRSQIVPVH; this is encoded by the coding sequence GTGACTCGCGGGACCGCTCTGAAATATCCAGTATGGCTTGTGAGCGGAACACTCAGTATGAGTGGACTGGCAGCCTCGCTCAATCAGACTCTGGTTATTCCCCTTCTTCCCATTTTTCCTATCGAACTCGGTGTTTCTGCCGACGCAGCGACTTGGCTCGTTACCATCACCCTCTTGATCGGAGCAATCAGTGTTCCGACGCTTTCTCGGCTTGCTGACCTGTATGGAAAACGCCCCATCCTGCTCGTATGCCTAGCAATCATGGCAGCTGGCGCGTTGATTTCCGCGCTGGCCAACGGATACGCCGCCCTGTTTATTGGCCGAGCATTGGCGGGCTTTGGCATGGCGCTCATTCCGATCGGGATGAGTATTCTTCGAGATACGTTACCGCCTGAACGCGTCGGATCCGCAGTTGCTTTGATGAGTGCGACCCTTGGGTTTGGTGGCGCACTCGGTCTGCCTTTATCTGGTTTAATCTACGACGCCGTGGGCTGGCGGTGGGTGTTTGGGTTCATGTTTTTGGTGCCCTTACTCTTGATCGCCGCCGTCCTTATTGTGGTGCGTGGGCCAAACATCAAGGCAGGTGGACGGTTCGACTTTATCGGCGCCACGGCACTCTCGGTAGTGATCGCGGGCGTTCTTCTCGTTGTGTCGCGTGGATCGATTTGGGAATGGACCTCGTTCACCACGATCGGGTTATCAATTTTTTCTATCGTAGTGCTCGCGGCATGGATTCCATTCCAATTGCGCACCCGCGACCCCATCCTGCACCTTCGTACGATGGCGACTCGGACGGTCGCTTTTACAAATATCGCTGCCGTCTTCGTTGGGTTTGCGTTGTTTGTGAGCATGCTTTTAGCGATGCAACAGTTGCAGGCTCCGCTGGGTACCGGGTACGGGCTGGGACTGTCAGTGACCGAGGCGGGCCTGTGGATGGTGCCGTCAGGCCTCGCAATGGTGGTATTGTCGCCGCTGAATGGTTACCTGCTGAACCGGGTTGGAGGCAAGGCCGTACTAATCGCAGGAACAGTGATTATCGCCCTTGGATACGTTGCGCGGAACATTTTTTATCACACGCCCCTCGAAGTGTCGTTTGCTGCAGCTCTCGTCAGTATCGGCACAGCATTTGCGTATGCAGCTATGCCCACCCTCATCATGTCGGCAGTGCCCCTTGAACAGACTGCGTCAGCGAATGGGCTGAACACGGTGCTGCGACAGGTGGGTACTTCCGTATCGAGTGCAGCGGTTGCGGCTGTTGTCTCAATAACATATGTTTTAGTCGATGGCGGGTCGTACCCGACGTGGAACGGCATCGTGATTCTTAATATCGTTGCTGCTGTAGCTGCGCTGGTGGGTGGGGCAGCCGCGTTAGCGATCCCACGCTCTCAAATAGTTCCGGTTCACTGA
- a CDS encoding ABC transporter permease has protein sequence MFLAIRELKFARGRFGLMGAVVSLIAILMVLLSGLSSGLVNDGVSGLKSLPVTAFAFDEGTKTDNAFSRSVVDVEQVDAWKSQPGVKHADPVGAGMTNATTDNGTQIDLSLFGIEPDSFLNPAVSEGEQLSGLAGIVVSETAKGDGLELGTIITLDRLDTELEVIGFTEGQATFGHVDMAYLNLDTWRLIASGAAQPGTPSQAQVDALDFDVASVVALQADDGEEIDVLAGDLAAGTTTVDLKESFNSSPGYEAETLTLSMIQVFLYGICALVVGAFFTVWTIQRQHELAVLRAVGASGRYLLRDSLTQAAILLLGFTALGVAAGVALGSAMPDGMPFALEAEPILTSSIITIVLGLVGAAVAVLRIIRIDPNTALGGQR, from the coding sequence ATGTTTCTTGCAATCCGCGAACTGAAGTTTGCGCGAGGACGGTTTGGGCTGATGGGTGCTGTTGTGTCACTCATCGCCATCCTGATGGTGCTGCTGTCTGGTCTGTCCTCGGGCCTGGTCAACGATGGTGTCTCAGGCCTGAAGTCGCTGCCAGTCACGGCGTTTGCTTTCGACGAGGGCACGAAGACCGACAATGCGTTTTCTCGCTCGGTGGTAGACGTTGAACAGGTTGACGCGTGGAAGTCACAGCCAGGTGTCAAGCATGCTGACCCCGTCGGCGCTGGGATGACAAACGCCACCACCGACAATGGCACGCAGATTGACCTGTCGCTCTTCGGCATCGAACCCGACTCCTTCCTCAACCCAGCGGTCTCTGAGGGCGAGCAGCTCTCTGGCCTCGCTGGAATCGTCGTATCTGAGACCGCGAAAGGTGACGGACTCGAACTCGGCACAATCATCACCCTCGATCGCCTCGACACCGAACTCGAGGTCATCGGCTTCACCGAGGGCCAGGCGACGTTCGGGCACGTCGACATGGCGTACCTCAACCTCGATACGTGGAGATTGATTGCATCGGGTGCGGCGCAGCCTGGTACCCCTTCTCAGGCGCAAGTCGACGCGCTCGACTTCGATGTCGCGAGCGTGGTGGCACTGCAGGCCGACGACGGCGAGGAGATCGACGTGCTTGCTGGTGATCTAGCGGCTGGCACAACAACGGTCGATCTGAAGGAGTCCTTTAACTCGTCGCCGGGGTACGAGGCAGAGACCCTCACTCTCAGCATGATCCAGGTGTTTCTCTACGGGATCTGTGCACTGGTCGTAGGCGCATTCTTCACGGTGTGGACCATTCAGCGTCAGCACGAGCTGGCAGTGCTCCGCGCTGTCGGTGCCTCGGGCCGGTACCTGCTCCGTGACTCGTTGACGCAGGCGGCAATCCTACTTCTCGGCTTTACAGCGCTCGGCGTGGCGGCCGGTGTGGCTCTCGGTTCAGCTATGCCTGATGGGATGCCATTCGCGCTTGAAGCAGAGCCTATTCTCACCTCTTCAATCATCACTATTGTTCTGGGTCTTGTAGGTGCCGCTGTCGCGGTGCTTCGCATCATCCGCATCGACCCAAATACTGCCCTGGGAGGTCAGCGATAA
- a CDS encoding thiolase family protein → MSFGRKTAVVGVGYSQISRELGLQARVLAVDAVKAAVADSGIDIQDIDGIYEYPGSTGEAAVDFQRLLGIESLSDFGDFAATGASALSAVIQAEMAVASGHCEVALVIRAITREWGQMSGQTQFPPAEGAAQYLLPYGAAGAVLPVMGMRKQRRKFEYGIREEDYGAIAVNARKWSAMNERAMLRDPITMDDYLSARYVAEPLRLLDCDYPGSGAVAVLITTEERAKDLKQKPVFIDASSHGTGSRPDWTFPDDLLFGGTRDSARKLWERSSVTVDDVDVAEIYDGFTHIAMSWVEALGFCGIGEFGDWVDGGKTIGPGGSLPMNTSGGQLAEGRLHGLGFLAEATQQLRGQLGERQVEGAQVAVVSNAFGPQSASLVLVTD, encoded by the coding sequence ATGAGTTTCGGTCGCAAAACAGCAGTTGTCGGAGTCGGTTACTCTCAGATCAGTCGCGAGCTTGGTCTGCAGGCTCGGGTACTCGCGGTGGATGCAGTCAAAGCCGCCGTAGCTGACTCCGGCATCGATATCCAAGATATCGACGGCATCTACGAGTACCCCGGCTCGACGGGTGAGGCCGCCGTCGATTTTCAACGCCTCCTCGGCATCGAGAGCCTTTCAGATTTCGGAGATTTCGCTGCAACCGGTGCCTCCGCCCTTTCGGCTGTGATCCAAGCAGAAATGGCGGTAGCAAGCGGTCATTGTGAAGTGGCCCTGGTCATTCGCGCTATCACCCGTGAATGGGGTCAAATGAGTGGGCAAACACAGTTCCCTCCTGCCGAGGGTGCCGCTCAATATCTCCTTCCATACGGAGCAGCCGGGGCTGTTCTCCCGGTCATGGGAATGCGAAAGCAACGTCGTAAATTCGAGTATGGCATTCGCGAAGAAGACTACGGCGCGATTGCTGTGAACGCTCGGAAATGGTCAGCTATGAACGAACGCGCAATGCTTCGCGATCCGATCACCATGGACGACTATCTATCGGCTCGATATGTGGCTGAACCGCTCCGACTTCTCGATTGCGATTATCCTGGCAGCGGCGCTGTTGCAGTGCTGATCACGACTGAGGAGCGCGCGAAGGATCTGAAGCAAAAACCTGTATTCATCGATGCTTCATCACACGGCACCGGCTCGCGACCCGATTGGACATTCCCTGACGATCTCTTGTTTGGTGGCACGCGTGACAGCGCACGAAAACTTTGGGAACGCTCAAGCGTTACGGTAGATGACGTCGACGTCGCCGAAATTTACGATGGATTCACTCACATAGCCATGTCCTGGGTTGAAGCTCTCGGTTTCTGCGGAATCGGTGAGTTTGGAGATTGGGTTGATGGGGGTAAAACCATTGGCCCCGGTGGCTCGTTGCCCATGAATACTAGTGGTGGGCAACTCGCTGAGGGCCGACTCCATGGGCTCGGTTTCCTTGCTGAAGCGACGCAGCAACTGCGTGGGCAACTCGGCGAGCGTCAAGTCGAAGGGGCACAGGTAGCTGTAGTTTCAAACGCCTTCGGCCCCCAGAGTGCTTCTCTGGTGCTCGTGACTGATTAG
- a CDS encoding TetR/AcrR family transcriptional regulator, whose protein sequence is MVTQKSKTPQRRERGSITPDRIIDGAFAVIKESSVESLSMPELARTLDVGVTSIYWYFRKKDDLLRAMSDRAVGLLYAQLPNPEDFSDWRTFIETYQRTIRRILRQDAALADLILIRQNSFSLKAGIHAFTRIDLILKTLMAAGFAPLVAWQLVSSVTTFTNGIVLTERTAMLNEAVTLDDRQTLLITDEMPALKELLRTEEIQLAMVSDDDFETGLSALLDGFERQLTAK, encoded by the coding sequence ATGGTCACTCAGAAATCTAAAACGCCCCAGCGCCGGGAGCGCGGATCTATTACCCCCGATCGCATCATCGACGGGGCCTTCGCCGTCATCAAAGAATCTTCGGTCGAGAGTTTGAGTATGCCCGAGCTCGCACGCACGCTCGATGTTGGCGTCACCAGTATCTATTGGTATTTTCGCAAGAAGGATGATCTGCTCCGAGCAATGAGTGACCGTGCAGTCGGTTTACTGTACGCCCAGCTCCCGAACCCCGAAGACTTCAGCGACTGGCGAACGTTCATCGAAACGTATCAACGTACCATTCGCCGAATATTGCGCCAGGATGCAGCCCTCGCCGACCTAATCCTTATTCGACAGAATTCTTTTTCTTTAAAGGCTGGCATCCATGCATTTACACGGATCGATTTGATCCTCAAAACGCTCATGGCTGCAGGTTTTGCCCCGCTAGTTGCTTGGCAGCTGGTAAGCTCAGTCACAACATTCACGAACGGAATCGTACTCACAGAACGAACTGCGATGCTCAACGAAGCGGTCACCCTCGATGACCGGCAGACTCTCCTCATCACTGATGAGATGCCAGCACTCAAGGAACTTCTCCGTACTGAAGAAATCCAACTGGCTATGGTGTCAGACGACGATTTTGAGACGGGTCTCTCGGCGCTTCTCGATGGTTTCGAACGTCAACTCACGGCGAAATGA
- a CDS encoding IS3 family transposase (programmed frameshift), with protein MMAKYSEEFRKDAVALVRQGATQSQICKDLGISKSALSKWVTDADRADRGLPLAAEVTREEDAQIRELIKRNRLLEQENEVLRRAAAYLSQIHINAPKIVFPLVREMAAVGAPIRVPVAVACRVLGFTKQAYYQWVKRPHSKRELEEQHLIEVLREIHAEDPEFGYRFLADELLDLGYEVSERRVWRLCHVAGIRSVITKRKARNARAGAPVGDDLVEREFTAEQPNLLWLTDITEQWTKEGRLYLCAVKDVWSNRIVGYSIGDRMQAALAVTALENAVEQRGYPQGTIVHSDRGGQFRSQSFQHALTRHQLQGSMGRVGAAGDNAAMESFFSLLQKNVLDRKVWETRLELRLAIVAWIEGKYHRKRRQRGLGKLTPVEFEVVNVSSVALAA; from the exons ATCATGGCTAAATACTCGGAAGAGTTCAGAAAAGACGCCGTCGCGCTCGTCAGACAAGGCGCGACCCAGTCACAGATCTGCAAAGACCTCGGAATCTCGAAATCAGCGCTCTCAAAATGGGTGACCGATGCCGACCGAGCTGATCGTGGCCTGCCCCTCGCGGCCGAAGTGACGCGAGAGGAAGATGCTCAGATTCGTGAACTGATCAAACGTAACCGCCTCCTGGAACAAGAGAACGAGGTGTTGCGTCGGGCGGCCGCGTATCTGTCGCAGATTCATATCA ACGCCCCCAAAATAGTGTTCCCGCTCGTCCGAGAGATGGCTGCAGTAGGTGCCCCGATCAGGGTGCCTGTCGCGGTGGCGTGCAGGGTGCTGGGATTTACGAAACAGGCGTACTACCAGTGGGTGAAACGGCCCCATTCCAAGCGTGAACTCGAGGAGCAACATCTCATCGAGGTGTTACGCGAGATTCATGCGGAAGACCCCGAGTTCGGGTACCGTTTCCTCGCCGACGAGCTCCTCGATCTGGGCTACGAAGTGTCAGAACGGCGTGTGTGGCGGCTGTGCCATGTCGCCGGCATCCGTTCGGTAATCACGAAACGCAAGGCCCGTAACGCCCGTGCTGGCGCGCCGGTGGGTGACGATCTGGTCGAGCGTGAGTTCACCGCGGAGCAGCCGAACTTGTTGTGGCTTACGGATATTACGGAGCAGTGGACGAAAGAAGGCAGACTCTATCTCTGCGCGGTGAAAGACGTGTGGTCGAACCGGATCGTGGGCTACTCGATCGGTGACCGAATGCAAGCGGCCCTTGCTGTGACTGCGTTAGAGAACGCGGTCGAGCAGCGCGGGTATCCCCAAGGCACGATTGTGCATTCGGACAGGGGCGGTCAATTTCGTTCGCAGAGCTTCCAACACGCGCTCACCAGGCACCAGTTGCAGGGGTCGATGGGGCGTGTCGGGGCGGCGGGCGACAACGCGGCGATGGAAAGTTTCTTCTCGCTCCTGCAGAAAAATGTGCTCGACCGGAAGGTGTGGGAAACGAGACTGGAGCTTCGTCTCGCGATCGTGGCGTGGATTGAGGGGAAATATCATCGCAAGCGTCGCCAGCGTGGGTTAGGGAAGTTGACCCCGGTCGAGTTTGAAGTTGTTAATGTAAGCAGCGTCGCACTCGCGGCGTAA